The Malus sylvestris chromosome 3, drMalSylv7.2, whole genome shotgun sequence genomic sequence CATCTGGTTTGTTTTTATCTTAAACCAAATATATCAAtgatttgttagagaaaattgAGATACTGGAGTCCAAACCATGTGATACTTCTTGTCTACCATACAATCACCTTTTGAATGATGATGGTGAACTATATGGCAATCCAAGCTTATACAGAAGTGTTGTTGGTGCCCTACAGTACTTGACATTTACAAGGCCTGATATAGCCTTTTATGTTCATCAAGTTTGTCAATTCATGCAACAACCTATGTTTTCTTACTTCACTATTATGAAAAAGATACTTCGTTATCTAAAGGGCACTATGCATTATGGTATTTCATATCACAAATGTGATTTGTTGTTAAGAGCATTttagtgatgctgattgggcaggtgtGAAGGAAacattttgtcctagctaagaacatgtgagaatatttgaacacatatgcaaactattaacacattaaagtaggcatgcattcaaaaacaattctaaaacccatgactttcaaagcctagtgaatggtgaaccacaagactctttaacaacattaaagagaaagaaggttttagagattcattacccttgaagttcatccttgtttacacaagggattcacccaagtggagggccttcaagtcacctcctagctccttggatcttccttatgattttcttccttttgatgctcctttgctccttgaggatgtgaggaaaggatctccaaaaacaccaaagatttggtgtctctaagtctccacaccaaggatgaggtgtgaagatgaaattgatgacttagagaagaaaagattgctagctatatcttccctatgtggccggcctccttgtagagaaaaagagagaaaatgtttctcttctttgtctcaagaaaaaccctaatgagaaatagctataaagttcactttatactacatcacatttgagtggcaaacttgtaattaattcaagtttgcatccactcatccttatggccggccttgtctttgttattgggctaattgcccattttgttttagttgtcatacaacttaaacataatggaccttgtggaccaaaacactctTGGGCcctgaaacccaaaaccaacttaaaagcccaatacgaacctttcataaaattaattaactaattaattaatcttgaccattctcaattaaaccatttaatcgcttatccatctcatttatatttcttcactttcacccttactcggtgtacgatccattaggttccaattagcgaggtagtgggcgattgttactcttaacgatcgattgtgaattgaaacaacatttcaattctccctttgttgaagattagtgtttgctaatcttcagggcttccacaaaccatgagtgacacctagcagtatgtcatggctaccaaagctaagtagaagtggttggagaacctatccagttacaattacaatgcaatacggtccttctctaatacaatactcttaatcacattgtttgaatgatagtttgtttcatgtctactatccaatgtgatacttctttatatgattcaattgaatatgatttggaacatacttcctaagttatattcgtatgctttggccaaagactcccgaatcatatcttaaagtattctccttccaccatggaaggttagagatcccttgttgtgcattcatatgcctacatgactagatagcttgaccccaacaatgtcgtggacactctcgatggaatgcctttaacatgatcaaagatcaaggacctaaccattagacatctatgatgcctcaggtcaaatgactactttgcatattgcaactaacgagttcttacatgacatgtatgttcgaactctcttttgatcgttgttcaatgtactcgattactctttcaagcacctatgtgtttgtcttagtgtccaacactaaatgacttgagactagtcatactcacgcttgagttgacataacacatactaaccttagtagattgtcaatgcccaattggcaatcctatggctaggaacgttttaggaatgaacataagagaaaggtctcgttaatctaacttacttaaatcacttctctcttagatcaaatacattccttggattcccttattgcttaaacacatgatacaataaatagtgattaaaaataagctttgcccttcattaaacatataatagtttaatacaataagtattccaaaagctattacatcaaatgagtggatttgtgggcatacttccaacaatctcccacttgcactcaaagccacattcccatgtatctaatacccatcttttccatatggcggtcaagttggatttgagacattggctttgtcagtggatctgctacgttatcagCTGAGGCAaccttgaggatgttgactttcccctcggcagcatatcttctaatgatattaaagcgcctgtcaaaatgcttgttcttttgatgagccctgggttccttggcttgagctatcgccccactattatcacagtacaaagttactggtgatgtaatggttggaaccactccaagttcagtaatgaacttcttcatccagaacacTTTTTTGCCtccgtcgtggaatcagcaattacatctTGTTTCTTGTTTTTCCAGCTAACGGCCctaccattcagagtgaatacatatccggagttgaaacttctatcatcgacgtcagattggaaatctgtgtctgtataggcttccactcgtaactctgttgctcctccataaacgatgaacatgtccttagttcttcttaagtacataaggaccgtcttgacagctgcccagtgttctgatcctgggttagattgatatcgactagtaatgctcacagcatatgggatatcaggccttgtgcatatcatggcatacatgagacttcctatggcagaagcataaggaataacaCTCatctgccgtatctcttcaggagtcttaggttccatggacttagaaaggtgaattccatgtctcacaggaagaagacctttcttagattgttccatctggaacctacttagcaccttatctatgtacatagattgggataaaccaattaattttctggatctatcacgatagagctttatcccaagtacataagatgcatctcccaaatctttcatgtggaaggttttggacaaccacacttttacagaagaaagtattgcagtgtcattcccgaataataatatgtcatctacatataacactaggaatacaactgcatccccaacgaccttttgataaacacaattgtcgtcttcgttttgagtaaaacgaaacgttttgatttcagtatcaaaatgaatgttccagctcctggaggcttgcttaagtccataaatggacctttgaagcttgcataccttagtccttTCAGACTTTGACAcaaaaccttcgggttgagtcatatagagctcttcctctaggtagccgttcagaaaggtcgtcttcacgtccatttgccatatctcataatcatggtacgcagctatagcaagcaaaatccgaatggacttaatcatggctacaggagagaaggtttcttcatagtcaatcccttctctttgcctgtaacccttggctacaagtctagccttataaATTTCCACGTTCCCTTCagcgcctatcttcctcttgaagacctatttgtttccaacaggtactataccttctggaaggtctacaagagtccagacctgattttgatacatggaatccatctcggatttcatggcctcttgccatctctttgaatcaatgtcggacattgcttcagtgtagtctctagggtcttcctttgtgtcattgtcacctagaaggtgcaattccccaaagtcattatctaagccatacctcttaggtggcttgctaaccctttcagatctatgtggagctaggggttcaggaacagggttgtcaacttgtcgagtgcttgtttgtggttcatcattaatctcattaattttcattgttttacttatagttcctttgagaacaaattcgtcttctagaaacttagcagttctggcgacaaaaaccttttggtcgtcaggatggtagaactcatatcccatagtttctctaggatatcccacaaaatagcacctaACTGTGCTCCAAGGAATAGTTTGCAGACATACTTACCAAGGGTTTAAGTGCTCATCTCTTTCACACTCACTGTGACAACCTTATGCTTTGATCATCCAAGCATGAGCTTGTGGAGGGATGATAGAGTATAGTAATTGTTGTATAGGATTGTGCCAAGTGTAAGTAGATTAGAGGATGTGGTTGTTAGTTAGTTACTCTTGTATTAAAGCATGTATAAATAGCCTAAGCTTGTATTACTTCATCATCAAGAAATATATCAAAGAAAGTCAGTttttctcatcttcttcctctgcaaGATTCTCTCTATGTTCTTACAAGGTTACACAAGTTTACACATCTCTCACTCTTCCTGTTTCTCTCCTTCTCTACTAGAAAATCTATAATCTTTCatcttccttggtgtggagccaaaaatattcattaggtgacacgtggatttttggacaaaagaggacaaaaatacccttgaggcataacGGGATTCGTGGACATTTCAATTAATAAGCCTTCCAATTAATGAGTGTATAAAGAAAATAGCATTCCAACACGAAATCATATGCCTAGGTATTTATAATAACTCAGCAACTCGTCTTCATTTGCATGTTTCTCAAACAATTTCCTCATTTGAATGTCAATCTCGTCCTCGTCCTCGCTTTCAATTGTTGCATTTAGTTGATTCATTTCTTGACATAACTGCCATTCACTGGGATAACAAAATGCTGTTTTATCAAGTACTCTATTGGTCACCTTGCCAAAAGTCCTGTCACTTTCGCTTCGTTCAATAGTACATTTACACGATACTTGTTCCGCACTCAGAACCTCAGCTCCCTTTGGTCTGTTTGATCAGAAAATATGAACAAATTAAGAGTATTAAAAGTGATGGCATGGTTGCCAACTTAAGTACCATTAATTATGCATTTTTGGTACACACCATATGAGTCCCGTATAATTATATAGAGCAACATATGTGCACGTTTATGCAAAAGAGAGAAGTATTTGAAAAAAATTCTACTTACAATGGAGTAGAGAAGGCATTTCTCGGACCATCCAAACCGTAGAGTGACGTTAAATTTGCACGTAGTGTAAAGCCAGCACGTTGTTGATCAGGTGGCACAACGCTTCTCAAACATGATATATCTACAATTTTCAACTTCCTGCGTTGGAAGTCGTAGCATGAGATGACCCTATTTTGGTATTCTTGATATTCTGGATGTATGAAGTCTTGAGCACCAAAGAACACAACATTAGAATTTGGACTTATTGCACAGGGTATAAACACGGGACGAGCAAATCCCAAGTATCCCAAGTTTATATCCTTCCTGCTGATGAGGTCCAATATTCTCCGGCTCATAACACTATACTTGAGACTCCACCGATCCACAGATTTGCACTGCTGGTCATCATAAGACCAAAAGCGAAAAGTACCTGAACTCTCACGCCTTACATAACAGACTTTGCCCATTGACACCCCAAGACATGCCATCATTGCACCCATATGATCATCCGCATCCTCTGCGACGTAAGGGAGCTCCAAGGCACAAGCTTTAATAGAATTGAGGTCAATACACAAAAGTTTCCGTGAATTAGCTAAGCTATACAACACCCCACGTAAGTAGACAAAGTGCCTGCAAAGCTTGAAACTTTTGAAACCCTCGATAAAGATGGGATCGAGTTGCAACCCATGTCGAACCCATTGCCTATATTGCGATGAAAATATGTCCATGTCCAGAGACGTTGGTGATGGGGTTGAGGAAGCGGGTTGTTGGGAAAAGTCAATTCGAACGACTCTGTAGTGATTAGATTCAATAGGGTCATACGCCAAGGCAGCACAAAAGAGGTTACGACCATCATGTTCAGCAGCCGACGACACTACAGGTATGGAGACATGTTGTCTGGTGATGGGGTTGCTCACACAGAACTGATGAGTGCACGGTTTGAACAGCAAGAGTAACCCATTACAACAGTCGAGGTAACGATCGGAGGTCATGCATGTCTGGCTATGACAAAAATGAACTACGGAGGCGTAATTGATTAAAGGGGGGATTAAATGATACTCATCCTCTGAGTGTCCTAATGTCAAGTAATAAATACCTAAAACAGGAGACTGCAGCCAAAACTTCCGCAACCAAACCTGGGAGATTATTCGATGCCATGACTTGGACACCATCTTGAATCGCACCAGATCCAGCTGTGGTAATCTGCACAGAATTTCAAACCACAAATCCTCACACATACCGGAATCGTTTAGGTTGACAGCCTCAGCGGGAGAAGAATCCATTGGCGAGACCGTTTAGAATGATGATCAGTAGTTATCTAACAGTCGAAGACCGAGAGTTCCAAAACTTAAATTCGGGGGAATCTCCGGCAGCAAAAGAAACAGAAGGACAACGAAAAGATAAACGTACAAAATCTTTACGCGGATCTGAACTATATATCGTCACTTTTGAATCTGGATTACTACTTTGATTTGGATTGGATGACCTGATTTGTTTTGGCTAGTATACAGAAGAAACCCTAGAATATATCCTTCTGTTTCGTAGGAAACCCTTCTCAACCTTTTTCTTTATCCTTCTGGTCTTGTTCCTTAATTTATATAACTCGTTGTAAGGATTACTTGTCCTTCAAGGAATACAATTGTACATATATATCCTAAAAGATATCTTCTAGATTATATAGGATTCATACACttaaaaatttctttttttatttttttattttttttgccaaaatgaGGAAAGCATTTTACTTGAATTTGAAATAGTAACTGCATTtgtttaattagggtttaggatCAAATCATTGAGATATCTCCTTCCTCTCTATTTGCcattaaaattttcttaataTATCTAATAGTAAAGATACGATTATTGCTACACTATTTTAAAATTCTCTTAATGTatctaatatttttaatatattacttgaactgttgtaaacattcctagaataagtgtgattgtgtaaatcctagattagatttgattctagttatcctttcctattacaacttgtattacttggaggagaaggaatatcttctctccctttactactataaataaaggcataatgtaggagggataacaacacaacATTATTGTCCATTGTGAGAATTACTTATCCTTCAAAGAATTGGAAATACATCTTCTATATCCTATAAGATTCCTACACTTAAAATTTCCTGGTAATTTAATATTTCTAATATATTAAATAGTAAAGATATCTTCTAGATTATATAGGATTCCTACACTTAAAAATTTCTTAATATATCATCTAATATTTATACATATGAAAGATATCTTCTCTTATATGATACattatttgttaaaataaaacacTCAAATGATTAGTgtcacttttattttatttataaaaactgAGTTTTAATGGCAACTTTTACAAAAACACAGATATATggataaattacacaaaactacctcaactatgagTCGAACCATAATCTCATACTTCatattttaataattacaaTATCATACATTAACTTacaaatttgttgcaatgtcaaacCTCCGTCAATTTATCtgtcaatttttttgttaaatgctgacgtagcAATTGTAAGCCCATATTTTTGCTGATATGGATATCAAGTTTGACCAAGTGGACAAAACATTAATAAAAATTGttattatttataatatttaaagtaatgaaaattttatagtattaaaaaattgttgtaggcctatttgattgagtGATCTAGGGTTAGAGAGAAGatagattgatttaattgtgaggtgtgtttgattcaccccattgtgcctttatttatagtagtagaaagggtaaaaccttttcctttaggattacaacatttaataggtaatctagtCCTAATatgaatataagatacattcccagattctctaggatttacacaatcacattcatattctaaatatgactgcaacactcccccttgagtgtgtaaatactcaacaaaccatcgcatcagatctttagcagataaggtagaatagttgatgaagtcattggcacaaCGGGTGATCGCGAGTCTCAAATGTActttgaagtatgcatttgtaaaaactcacaaaaaccttgctatggtaaaacccaaggaatggggaaaacccatagactaaggagaaaagtaagaaaaaaagcataatgtctaaaacactCGTCAAACTAGACGAAGGTGGTGAACTCatcggagtatgatcatcccatgatgggtgcctcattaaaacctcgttaagtagcaaaaacccagtgggaaaaatgctcataatcgtaggaaaagagtacattaaggtcatgtgagtatgcttctagatactccccctgagttagacataacttctaaataagagaactacaaacgattcaactcagataatttacgcatactgATTCCTTAGACGAGCTTCTAAAATGTAGATTTAggcaatgacttggtaaagagatcAGCCAGGTTGTCttgggaacggatttgcttAACTTCAATATTCTGATGCTGCTGTTGctggtgtgagtaaaagaacttcaGCGCtgtgtgcttggtgttgtctcccttaaTGTATCCCTTTTTCAGCTGCTCGATACAAGCTGCATTGTCTTTAAAGATCGTCGTAGGAAAGTCAACgactgatgtaagaccactagtgcttcgaatatgttccataacttCTCTCAACGAAAAGCACTCACGCGATGCTTCATGTAGagcgagaatctcagcatggttagacgaagtcccaactagcgtttgcttggtagacctccaagatataacggtgtctccaatggtaaagacataacccgtttgagaacatgctctatgtgggtcagacagatatccagcatctgcgtaaccaacaaggcCAGAATCAATCCGATGGCCATAAGGGGCGGCAACACTTGGAGATTCACtggtatagaacaagcccaaatccgtagtacctttgaggtagcggaaaatgtctttaacaccattccagtgcctGCGTGTGGGCGCATTGTTGTATCTAGCCAATAGATtcacagcgaaggagatgtcgggtctagtgcactaAGCCAAGTATAATAAAGctccaattgcacttaggtaaggaacttcgggttccaaaatctcttcatcatcctcctttagacggaagggatctcgtttagcatctagacTCCGAACAAccataggtatactcaaaggcttttctttatcctcattaaaacgttgcaacaccttttgggtgtagttcgattgatgtactaggattccatccgaacaatgctcgatctccaagCTGAGATAGTAtcaagttttcccaagatccttcatctcaaattccgatttcaagtgTATAGTAATTTCTTCAAGCTGTGCGGGAGTCCCAATAaggttcatgtcatcaacataaactgcaacgattgcaaatccaaaatgtgacttctttatgaacacgcatgggcatagttcgttgttcacataaccctaacttgtcaaatattcactcaaacagttataccacatccgcccggATTGTTTTAATTCGTAGAGTGACCTCATTaacctaattgagagagtgttccgtggtctagaactatttgagccagtcaatggaagtccttctggaacttacatataaatttccgtatctagatccccatagagatacgcggttaccacgtccataagttgcatattcagtttttcagaaactaccaaactaattAGGTAGCAGAACGTTACAACgtccattacgggggaatacGTCTCTTCATAATCAATCCCTGGGcgctgagagaagccttgcactacgaggcgtgctttgtatcgcactatttcattcttctcattacgcttcctcacgaaaacccacatgtagccaacgggcttcacgagtggtggtgtaggaacgataggtccaaaTAACTTACGTTTCGAGAGCGAATCAAATTCGACctagattgcttgtttccagtttgaccaatcgattctacgtcggcattcatcgacggaacgtggttcaatgtcatcgctaagcatgatgtcagtagctactaAGTACGAGAATGCATTGTCAACGATCATCTTattcctattccaaacctcatccaatactgtgtagtggaccgaaatctcacgattctcggaaGGTCAACATGTTTCATCTGAagcatcaccgtaatctagaataacctcatgcgttggaatagatgagtgagcgatggtcggattcaaactagggtcactagttggtgccattttcctcttccgaggttgtgaatcctttgaaccatggggtttgccacgcttcagggtcggagcagatgattggctagccgccaatgtaccTTGCCGCGTGGAAGGTACGGTCTCCCTACCTTCGGGGGCGGTCCAGCCTTCCTAGGTGGGTTGTTGATGTACATGGGGTACATATATCCTTGCAGGTGTGTTTTTAGTgagtatatgtgatcttgtcacctttgctagatcattaaaagcatctggcatgctttgagcaatgctatGAAAATCTATAATTCGACTCATctcagtttcagactgagcAGTGCTGGGATCtatatgagacatagtgggagcataccacgacaattcgCAGCGTTCTATGGGAACGTTAGCATGTTTATCTCCCCTTAACGAcgagaagactgtctcatcaaagtgataaTCCGCAAAAcgtgcggtaaagagatctcctgtcaagggttctaagtagcgaacaattgatggcgaatcataactgacatagattcccatttttctttgaggacccatgttGGTACGTAGCGGCGAcgctattggcacataaatagcgcacccaaacacccgtaaatgcgagacgtcaggctcgtatccagtgaccaaccgtaacggtgaatgtggttgggtagcggtgggcctcaggcggaccaacatagttGCGTGCAATATTACATAACCCCAAGCAGATACCAGCAGTTTGGTTCGcataaccaaagtccgagctatcaattgaatacgctttatgaaagcttctgccaggccattttgggtgtgaacatgggatggggtacaggatgttccaCATTGATCCccactgacatgcaataatcgtcaaaagtctaTGACGTAAACTTTCCAGCATTATCTGGTCGAATCgacttgatcggataatcagggtggtgatcctttagcttaatgatttgagctaggagtttagcaCACGCGGCATTgcgtgtggacaacaagcaaacatgtgaccatcttgtcgatgcataccaacaccataaaatatttaaatggtctgcaggttggttggataggtccacaatTGTCCctttgaatcctctgaagaaatttaagggggtcgtgaataatctttgtatatgagggttgagtattcaactttcCTAAAAAACACGCTTTGCATGGTGGGAGTCCAACATAGGGATGTAACTTATGCCCGTGtgaggatttgaggatacggtgcatcatgtcacgtccaggatgtcccaaacgatcatgccaaagcaacaaagtgtctgGGAACGCAGGCATAAGGCCGGCCACACTGTGGGCTTCTATGccgcgaatggttgtgatgtacaacccactcggcaagcgttccaacttctcgtgaatatgctTCTAGCCATATTCATaaaaagtgatacaaagaaattcaaaaccatgatcttcagtggtttcaagatgatatttattatctcgaatatctctaaaactcagcaacgttcttccggaacgtggagaatagagtgccttcttaatggtcaaaattgtaccattagacaacatgatatGTGCCTTTCCGTAtacttcgatcaggttggatgagcctgagagagttgtcaaatgagctttcttgggtatgaagttagtaaaataatggcgttcacgcaagatggtgtgcgtggttgcactatctaccagacaactaacttccccactagacatacctagaaataaattgattgaattggttacatgtataaatataagtccattcattcaattaagcaattcaagaaaataatatccattcaaataacaatccataattcaaaacaaaccaaaaccaaacaaattattccaaatacttagaaaaattgttcaaaattaaaccataaacctagcaaaatagggggtagggccggccactcctagtgggttcggccactaggggtaaacaTCCTAAAtacatgtctaatttattcatccataggcACTGACGCCTCCTGGAAATTcgatatctccattgatgtagttgcatCTTCCAGATGATCCACAtttgcaaagttagactcacgacgggaatgatacttggcaatagcctcaggggAAGCTCGGCATACGTGTGACCAATGATCCCTTGATCCACAGCGATAGCACATGTCCAGTTCAGTGGAAACAGCCTGAACGAgagctttgcccttgttcttaaagtttGGGACCTTAGGGGCGAGTAGTTGACGCTACTGGGTCGCAATTCTTCCCTTAGGTGCAGCACTCTATTGACCTTGGGCCTATGGTTGGGCTTACCACCCATTACCAAGGCCACAACGGTTCTTTTGTCGTT encodes the following:
- the LOC126616987 gene encoding F-box protein At5g07610-like, translating into MDSSPAEAVNLNDSGMCEDLWFEILCRLPQLDLVRFKMVSKSWHRIISQVWLRKFWLQSPVLGIYYLTLGHSEDEYHLIPPLINYASVVHFCHSQTCMTSDRYLDCCNGLLLLFKPCTHQFCVSNPITRQHVSIPVVSSAAEHDGRNLFCAALAYDPIESNHYRVVRIDFSQQPASSTPSPTSLDMDIFSSQYRQWVRHGLQLDPIFIEGFKSFKLCRHFVYLRGVLYSLANSRKLLCIDLNSIKACALELPYVAEDADDHMGAMMACLGVSMGKVCYVRRESSGTFRFWSYDDQQCKSVDRWSLKYSVMSRRILDLISRKDINLGYLGFARPVFIPCAISPNSNVVFFGAQDFIHPEYQEYQNRVISCYDFQRRKLKIVDISCLRSVVPPDQQRAGFTLRANLTSLYGLDGPRNAFSTPLPKGAEVLSAEQVSCKCTIERSESDRTFGKVTNRVLDKTAFCYPSEWQLCQEMNQLNATIESEDEDEIDIQMRKLFEKHANEDELLSYYKYLGI